TCAATCATTGCCTATCAACTGAACAAGCCGCTGGTCCTGTTCCGCAAGCAAGGCAAGCTGCCAGCGGACGTGCTGGCCGAGGGTTACCAGACCGAGTACGGCGAGGCCTTGCTGGAAGTGCACGCGGACAGCCTCTGCGAGGGCGACTCGGTGTTGATGTTCGATGACTTGATCGCCACGGGAGGTACGTTGATTGCGGCGGCTAACCTGGTAAGGCGCATGGGTGCGAAGATTTTCGAAGCGGCGGCGATCATTGATTTGCCGGAGCTGGGTGGGTCGCAGCGGTTGCAAGATATGGGGATTCCCACGTTTTGCCTGACGCAGTTTGCGTTGACCGAACGTTAACGGCTAACCGAAGCGACGTCATCGCGGGCAAGCCCGGCTCCCACAGGGAGTGCATTCCAAATGTGGGAGCTGGCTTGCCTGCGATAGCATCACCATGGTGTGACTGATACACCTCAGTGTCTGCATCGCAGGCAAGCCAGCTCCCACATGTATTGTTGCGCAGGTCTCTAGAGCGCGATCGGCTTGCGACCGGCGAACGAATGCGCCAGCGTCCCGCCGTCGACCAACTCCAACTCGCCGCCCAACGGCACGCCATGGGCGATACGCGAGGTGATCAGGCCTTTGTTGATCAGCAACTGCGCAATGTAGTGCGCGGTCGCCTCACCTTCCACCGTCGGGTTGGTGGCCAGGATCACTTCAGTAAAGGTGCCCTGCGCTTCGATGCGCGCCACCAGTTGCGGGATACCGATCGCTTCCGGGCCCAGGCCGTCCAGCGGCGACAGGTGGCCCTTGAGCACGAAGTAGCGGCCGCGATAGCCGGTCTGCTCCACCGCGTACACATCCATCGGCCCTTCCACGACGCACAGCAGCGTGTCGTCGCGGCGCGGGTCGGCGCATTGCGGGCAGAGTTCTTCCTCGGTAAGGGTGCGGCACTGGCGACAGTGGCCTACCCCGCTCATGGCCTGGCTCAAAGCCTGGGCCAAACGGGTGCCGCCGCTGCGATCACGCTCGAGCAGCTGCAGCGCCATGCGCTGGGCGGTTTTCTGACCCACGCCCGGCAACGTGCGCAGGGCGTCGATCAGTTGGCGAATCAGGGGGCTAAAGCTCATGGGCGAAGGGTCCGACAAAACAACGAGACGCGGTTTATACCCGCGCCTCGGATTAGCGTCAAATGCTCAATCCTGTGCGACCCGCACCACCAACTTGCCGAAGTTGCGTCCTTCCAGCAAACCGATAAAGGCTTCGGGCGCCTGCTCCAGGCCATCGACCACATCCTCGCGGAACTTGATCTTGCCGTCGCGCACCCACGGCGCCATGGCACTGAGGAACTCAGGCTGGCGGTCACCATAGTCATCGAACACGATAAAGCCCTGGATGCGCACGCGCTTGGTCAGCAAGGTCCGCTGCAGCGCCGGCAGGCGGTCAGGCCCCGTGGGCGCTTCATGGGCGTTGTAGCCGGCGATCAGCCCGCACAGCGGGATGCGCGCCTTGGGGTTGAGCAAGGGCACCACGGCGTCGAACACTTTGCCGCCGACGTTTTCGAAATAGATGTCTATGCCCTCGGAGCACGCCTGGGCCAACTCATCGGCAAACTCGGCGCTCTTGTGGTCGATACAGGCATCAAAGCCCAATTCGTCCACCACGT
Above is a genomic segment from Pseudomonas azadiae containing:
- a CDS encoding adenine phosphoribosyltransferase — protein: MTFDSFDIKSLIRPVIDFPKPGVIFRDITPLFQSPRALRLVADSFAHRYVEADFTHIGAMDARGFLIGSIIAYQLNKPLVLFRKQGKLPADVLAEGYQTEYGEALLEVHADSLCEGDSVLMFDDLIATGGTLIAAANLVRRMGAKIFEAAAIIDLPELGGSQRLQDMGIPTFCLTQFALTER
- the recR gene encoding recombination mediator RecR — protein: MSFSPLIRQLIDALRTLPGVGQKTAQRMALQLLERDRSGGTRLAQALSQAMSGVGHCRQCRTLTEEELCPQCADPRRDDTLLCVVEGPMDVYAVEQTGYRGRYFVLKGHLSPLDGLGPEAIGIPQLVARIEAQGTFTEVILATNPTVEGEATAHYIAQLLINKGLITSRIAHGVPLGGELELVDGGTLAHSFAGRKPIAL